A part of Cervus elaphus chromosome 11, mCerEla1.1, whole genome shotgun sequence genomic DNA contains:
- the BARHL1 gene encoding barH-like 1 homeobox protein — MEGSNGFGIDSILSHRAGSPALPKGDPLLGDCRSPLELSPRSESSSDCSSPASPGRDCLETGAPRPGGASGPGLDSHLQPGQLSAPAQSRTVTSSFLIRDILADCKPLAACAPYSSSGQPAAPDPGGRLAAKAGEDFRDKLDKSGSNASSDSEYKVKEEGDREISSSRDSPPVRLKKPRKARTAFTDHQLAQLERSFERQKYLSVQDRMELAASLNLTDTQVKTWYQNRRTKWKRQTAVGLELLAEAGNYSALQRMFPSPYFYPQSLVSNLDPGAALYLYRGPSAPPPALQRPLVPRILIHGLQGASEPPPPLPPLAGVLPRAAQPR; from the exons ATGGAAGGCTCCAATGGCTTTGGGATCGACTCCATTCTCTCCCACCGAGCCGGCAGCCCCGCCCTTCCCAAGGGGGACCCCTTGCTCGGGGACTGCCGCTCGCCCCTGGAGCTGAGTCCTCGCTCAGAGAGCAGCAGCGACTGCTCTTCACCAGCCTCGCCAGGAAGGGACTGTCTGGAGACGGGAGCCCCGCGGCCTGGCGGGGCTTCGGGACCAGGTTTGGACTCCCACCTGCAGCCTGGGCAGCTCTCGGCCCCAGCCCAGTCTCGCACCGTGACCTCCTCCTTTCTGATCAGGGACATCCTTGCCGACTGCAAACCGCTTGCGGCCTGTGCACCCTACTCTAGCAGCGGGCAGCCGGCCGCTCCTGACCCTGGGGGCCGTCTTGCGGCCAAGGCTGGGGAGGACTTTAGAGACAAGCTGGACAAAAGTGGCAGCAACGCCTCATCGGACTCTGAGTATAAAG TGAAGGAGGAGGGCGACCGGGAGATCTCCAGCTCCAGGGACAGCCCCCCAGTGCGCCTGAAAAAGCCTCGCAAGGCACGCACGGCCTTCACCGACCACCAGCTGGCGCAGCTGGAGCGCAGCTTCGAGCGGCAGAAGTACCTGAGCGTGCAGGACCGCATGGAGCTCGCAGCTTCGCTCAACCTCACCGACACGCAGGTCAAGACCTGGTACCAGAACCGCAG GACTAAGTGGAAGCGACAGACGGCCGTCGGGTTGGAGCTGCTGGCCGAGGCGGGCAATTATTCGGCGCTCCAGCGGATGTTCCCGTCGCCTTATTTCTACCCGCAGAGTCTGGTTTCCAACCTGGATCCCGGCGCCGCGCTCTATCTGTACCGCGGGCCCAGCGCACCGCCGCCCGCGCTGCAGAGACCTCTGGTCCCTCGCATCCTCATCCACGGACTCCAGGGCGCCAgcgagccgccgccgccgctgcctccCCTGGCCGGCGTCCTCCCGCGCGCCGCGCAGCCTCGGTGA